Proteins encoded within one genomic window of Oryza glaberrima chromosome 12, OglaRS2, whole genome shotgun sequence:
- the LOC127756516 gene encoding calcium-dependent protein kinase 29, whose translation MGNCCVSRPSGADKRRRCGSSTAPHTRGSRRVIGAANMRCLSTVSSVSDAARAVMSNEPATVLGNSGSSGNGGVMAAEEMLRRYEIGEELGRGEFGVTRRCRDAVTGERLACKSISKRKLRSSVDVEDVRREVAIMRSLPAHANVVRLREAFEDADAVHLVMEVCEGGELFDRIVARGHYTERAAAAVMRTIMDVVQHCHKNGVMHRDLKPENFLYANASENSPLKVIDFGLSVCFKPGARFNEIVGSPYYMAPEVLKRNYGQEIDIWSAGVILYILLCGVPPFWAETDEGIAQAIIRSHIDFQREPWPKVSDNAKDLVRRMLDPNPYTRLTAQQVLEHPWIQNASAAPNIPLGEAVRSRLKQFTVMNKFKKKALLVVAEYLPTEELDAIRELFNMLDTKKKGHLTLEELRKGLQVIGHNIHDTDVDMLMEAADIDGNGILDCKEFVTVSIHLKKIRSEEHLPKVFSFFDKNGSGYIEIEELKEALSPRGDQKSIDDIFLDVDIDKDGKISYEEFELMMSAGMDWRNASRQYSRAVYNTLSRKIFKEVSLKLDHSGPLVAAGK comes from the exons atgggCAACTGCTGCGTGTCCCGGCCGTCCGGCGCCGAcaagcggcggcgctgcggcagCTCCACCGCCCCGCACACCCGCGGCAGCAGGCGGGTGATCGGCGCCGCCAACATGCGGTGCCTCTCCACGGTCTCCTCCGTGTCGGACGCGGCGCGCGCCGTGATGTCGAACGAGCCGGCGACCGTGCTGGGCaacagcggcagcagcggcaacggcggcgtgatggcggcggaggagatgcTGCGGCGGTACGAGATCGGGGAGGAGCTGGGTCGGGGGGAGTTCGGGGTGACGCGGCGGTGCCGGGACGCGGTGACGGGGGAGCGGCTGGCGTGCAAGTCGATCAGCAAGCGGAAGCTCCGGAGCAGCGTGGACGTGGAGGACGTGCGGCGGGAGGTGGCCATCATGCGGTCGCTGCCGGCGCACGCCAACGTGGTGAGGCTCCGGGAGGCGTtcgaggacgccgacgccgtccaCCTCGTCATGGAGGTCTGCGAGGGCGGCGAGCTCTTCGACCGCATCGTCGCCCGCGGCCACTACaccgagcgcgccgccgccgccgtcatgcgCACCATCATGGACGTCGTccag CACTGTCACAAGAACGGCGTCATGCATCGGGACCTCAAACCTGAGAACTTTCTGTATGCCAATGCATCTGAGAACTCCCCTCTCAAGGTCATTGACTTCGGCCTCTCAGTATGCTTCAAACCTG GTGCAAGATTCAATGAGATTGTTGGATCTCCCTACTACATGGCACCAGAAGTCCTGAAGAGAAACTATGGACAAGAAATAGACATATGGAGTGCAGGAGTCATACTGTACATCTTGCTATGTGGTGTTCCTCCTTTCTGGGCCG AGACCGACGAAGGGATCGCACAGGCCATCATCCGGTCACATATCGACTTCCAAAGAGAGCCTTGGCCAAAGGTGTCAGATAATGCCAAGGATCTTGTAAGGAGGATGCTTGATCCAAACCCATATACTCGGTTGACGGCTCAACAGGTTCTAG AGCATCCTTGGATACAGAATGCAAGTGCAGCTCCCAACATTCCTTTGGGAGAAGCAGTCAGGTCCAGGCTGAAGCAATTCACTGTTATGAACAAGTTCAAGAAGAAGGCCTTACTT GTGGTGGCGGAGTACTTACCAACCGAAGAGCTGGATGCAATCAGGGAGCTGTTCAATATGTTGGACACCAAAAAGAAGGGGCACTTGACACTAGAAGAGCTCAGAAAGGGACTGCAAGTGATAGGGCACAACATCCATGACACAGATGTCGATATGCTCATGGAAGCT GCAGACATAGATGGAAATGGCATACTGGACTGCAAGGAGTTTGTGACAGTATCCATTCACCTGAAGAAAATCCGTAGCGAGGAGCACCTTCCAAAGGTGTTCAGCTTCTTCGACAAGAACGGCAGCGGGTACATAGAGATTGAAGAGTTGAAAGAAGCCCTCTCCCCAAGAGGTGACCAGAAGTCGATCGACGACATATTTCTGGATGTTGACATAGACAAG GATGGGAAGATAAGCTACGAGGAGTTTGAGTTAATGATGTCAGCCGGAATGGACTGGAGGAATGCATCCCGGCAATACTCGAGAGCAGTTTACAACACTCTCAGCCGCAAGATATTCAAGGAAGTGTCCCTGAAGCTTGATCACAGTGGTCCACTTGTTGCAGCAGGAAAATAG
- the LOC127756616 gene encoding uncharacterized protein LOC127756616, translated as MWSSDSEADLAAAAAMTTTTTTSSSSSSSPSSSPPPPRRRHRHHRRAARRTHPVEAEAAEEVWRGAQWEAAWPRRTKPVVVAEDEPPSGGVIVGACTAGGGEDGGGVGRARSLTDDDLEELKGCVDLGFGFSYDEIPELCGTLPALELCYSMSQRFLDDHPQSHHSPPPPPPPMPSPSIPNWKISSPGDSPDEVKARLKYWAQAVACTVRLCS; from the exons ATGTGGAGCTCGGATTCCGAGGcagacctcgccgccgccgccgccatgaccaccaccaccacaacctcctcctcctcatcctcctccccttcctcctcccctcccccgcctcgccgtcgccatcgccaccaccgccgcgccgcccgcagGACCCACCCGGTGGAGGCCGAGGCGGCCGAGGAGGTGTGGCGCGGCGCGCAGTGGGAGgcggcgtggccgcggcggACGAAGCCGGTGGTGGTCGCCGAGGACGAGCCGCCGAGCGGCGGCGTCATCGTCGGCGCGTGCACGGCGGGGggcggcgaagacggcggcggcgtggggcgcgCGCGGAGCCTGACCGACGACGACCTGGAGGAGCTCAAGGGGTGCGTGGATCTCGGGTTCGGGTTCAGCTACGACGAGATCCCCGAGCTCTGCGGCACGCTCCCGGCTCTCGAGCTCTGCTACTCCATGAGCCAGCGCTTCCTCGACGACCACCCCCAGTCgcaccactcgccgccgcctccgccgccgccgatgccctcGCCGTCGATTCCCAACTGGAAGATCTCCAGCCCCG GAGACAGCCCGGACGAGGTGAAGGCCCGGCTCAAGTACTGGGCGCAGGCCGTCGCGTGCACCGTCAGGCTCTGCAGCTGA